The Aureitalea marina genome includes a window with the following:
- a CDS encoding PLP-dependent cysteine synthase family protein codes for MEYAKNILETIGNTPLIKLNTLTADLPCLVLAKYETFNPGNSVKDRMALKMVEDAEADGRLKPGGTIVEGTSGNTGMGLALAAIVKGYRMICVTTDKQSKEKVDILKAVGSEVVVCPTEVAPEDPRSYYSTAKRMAEETPNSWYVNQYDNPSNAQAHYESTGPEIWQQTDGKVTHFVVGVGTGGTISGVGKYLKEQNPNVKVWGVDTYGSVFKKYHETGIFDEKEIYPYVTEGIGEDILPANVNFDIIDGFTKVTDKDAAVYTQLLAKKEGMFCGNSAGAAIKGVLQLQEHFGPDDVVVVLFHDHGSRYVGKMYNDDWMREKGYL; via the coding sequence ATGGAATACGCGAAGAACATTCTGGAAACTATAGGGAACACTCCCCTTATCAAGCTCAACACCTTAACGGCAGATCTGCCTTGTCTGGTCTTGGCGAAATACGAGACCTTTAATCCGGGTAACTCGGTGAAGGACAGAATGGCCCTGAAGATGGTAGAAGATGCCGAGGCTGATGGCCGGCTGAAACCTGGAGGGACCATAGTGGAAGGGACCAGTGGGAATACCGGTATGGGTTTGGCACTGGCGGCAATTGTCAAAGGATATCGCATGATCTGTGTCACCACAGATAAACAGAGTAAGGAAAAGGTAGATATTCTTAAAGCCGTTGGAAGTGAAGTCGTAGTTTGTCCAACTGAGGTTGCGCCAGAAGATCCCCGGTCGTATTATTCCACTGCCAAGCGAATGGCGGAAGAAACACCAAATAGTTGGTATGTCAACCAATATGATAATCCCAGCAATGCCCAGGCTCACTATGAAAGCACGGGTCCGGAGATCTGGCAACAGACGGATGGGAAAGTAACTCATTTTGTGGTTGGGGTCGGCACCGGAGGAACTATTTCTGGTGTCGGGAAATACCTGAAAGAGCAAAACCCAAATGTCAAAGTTTGGGGAGTGGACACCTATGGCAGCGTCTTCAAAAAATACCACGAAACGGGCATCTTTGACGAAAAAGAGATCTATCCCTATGTCACTGAAGGCATAGGTGAGGACATTCTGCCGGCCAATGTCAATTTTGACATTATCGATGGCTTTACGAAGGTTACAGATAAGGATGCAGCTGTTTACACCCAGTTATTGGCCAAAAAGGAAGGCATGTTCTGTGGAAATTCTGCAGGTGCAGCCATCAAAGGGGTATTACAACTGCAAGAACACTTTGGCCCGGATGATGTCGTTGTTGTTCTATTCCACGATCATGGAAGTCGATACGTTGGCAAGATGTACAACGATGACTGGATGCGTGAAAAAGGTTATCTCTAA
- a CDS encoding amidohydrolase: protein MKHAMRNTILLVAALSLVACQQHKETADLLVTNANIYTVNDNFDTAESFAVKDGLIVAIDSEESLEATYDFAQIYDAGGKSIFPGLIDAHAHLYNLGVGMQQVDLVGTTGAEDVIQKVSSFQAEKQMSFIQGRGWDQNDWDVKEFPTKEMLDAVFPDTPVALRRIDGHALWVNSKALEMSGITADTKMPGGEVVLKDGEPSGILVDAPMSLVGAIIPPLSRELQTEALLEAADRCMELGLTTVNDAGLSREVIELIDSLQQSNLLKLRVYAMVSNYPDNLDHFLSKGKIKTPRLNVRSVKVYGDGALGSRGAAMRSPYSDQDGHYGAMITDQETLTALAKRIAYAGYQMNTHAIGDSANIAVMRAYTEALKGKEDARWKIEHAQIVTPADFDYFSLNIIPSVQPTHATSDMYWAEDRVGSERIKGAYAFKTLLNKAGIVALGTDFPVERVNPMHTFYAAVARKDLQQYPEGGFRMEEALSREETIKGMTIWAAYSNFEETEKGSIEVGKMADFVVLDGDLMQMAEDQIPNTKVLATFIGGEAVYKGL from the coding sequence ATGAAACACGCCATGAGAAATACCATCCTTCTGGTCGCTGCTTTGAGCCTAGTGGCCTGCCAGCAACACAAAGAGACTGCCGATCTTTTAGTCACCAACGCCAACATTTATACCGTTAACGACAATTTTGACACTGCAGAATCCTTTGCGGTCAAAGATGGACTTATCGTCGCTATTGACAGTGAAGAGTCGTTAGAAGCAACCTATGATTTTGCTCAAATTTACGATGCTGGTGGTAAGAGTATCTTTCCTGGACTGATTGATGCGCATGCGCACTTGTACAACCTGGGTGTGGGGATGCAACAAGTTGACTTGGTAGGCACAACAGGCGCCGAGGATGTGATCCAGAAGGTCTCTTCTTTCCAGGCCGAGAAGCAGATGAGTTTTATCCAGGGAAGGGGATGGGATCAGAACGATTGGGATGTAAAGGAATTTCCAACCAAGGAAATGCTGGACGCAGTTTTCCCTGATACACCGGTTGCCCTTCGCAGAATTGATGGCCATGCACTCTGGGTGAATTCCAAGGCCTTGGAAATGTCCGGGATAACGGCGGATACCAAAATGCCGGGCGGAGAGGTCGTTCTAAAGGACGGAGAGCCTAGCGGTATATTAGTGGATGCACCCATGTCTTTGGTAGGGGCTATTATTCCGCCATTATCCAGGGAACTACAGACAGAAGCTTTATTGGAAGCAGCAGACCGATGCATGGAACTAGGGCTGACCACCGTCAATGATGCCGGTTTGAGCCGGGAGGTGATAGAATTGATCGATAGCCTACAGCAGTCGAACTTATTGAAGTTAAGAGTATACGCCATGGTCAGTAATTACCCGGACAACCTGGATCACTTTCTGAGTAAAGGCAAGATCAAAACACCTAGGCTCAATGTTCGCTCGGTCAAAGTCTACGGAGATGGAGCTTTAGGGTCAAGAGGAGCTGCCATGCGCTCCCCATACTCTGACCAAGATGGTCATTACGGTGCTATGATCACAGATCAGGAAACGCTGACCGCCCTTGCGAAAAGGATAGCCTATGCAGGTTACCAAATGAATACCCATGCCATTGGGGATTCAGCTAATATTGCCGTGATGCGGGCCTATACAGAAGCGCTCAAAGGGAAGGAAGACGCTCGTTGGAAGATCGAACACGCCCAGATTGTTACCCCTGCGGATTTTGATTACTTCTCTTTAAACATTATCCCTTCCGTGCAACCTACTCACGCCACTAGCGATATGTACTGGGCCGAGGACAGGGTTGGTTCCGAAAGGATCAAAGGAGCCTATGCTTTTAAAACCTTATTGAATAAGGCAGGTATAGTCGCTCTTGGAACTGATTTCCCCGTAGAGCGTGTCAATCCCATGCATACATTCTATGCTGCAGTAGCCAGGAAGGACCTTCAACAATATCCTGAGGGCGGATTCCGTATGGAGGAGGCATTGAGCCGAGAAGAAACGATTAAAGGCATGACCATATGGGCGGCTTATTCCAATTTTGAGGAAACCGAAAAAGGAAGCATCGAAGTTGGTAAAATGGCAGACTTTGTGGTCCTTGACGGTGATCTTATGCAGATGGCAGAGGATCAGATACCTAATACCAAAGTGCTAGCAACATTTATCGGAGGAGAGGCCGTTTATAAAGGCCTTTAA
- a CDS encoding class I SAM-dependent methyltransferase — MQDIFGQALLDYQLGDHHAEILTETNISEEEAVPVQYFFRMYDDMPPLEQIALQRSDGKVLDVGCGAGSHSLWLQQQGLDVHAIDISPGAVQAARLRGVKDVEHRNLLDVTGTTYDTILMLMNGSGIMEKLDKVPFYLDQLKKLITPTGQVLLDSSDLQYLYPEGDDGAIWIPAGRYYGEVDYWVSYKNEKSHPFPMLYLDSATLSELARAAGWQMEIVQEGEHFDYLARLTLL, encoded by the coding sequence ATGCAAGACATCTTTGGCCAGGCATTATTGGATTACCAATTAGGAGATCATCATGCCGAGATCCTGACCGAAACCAATATAAGCGAAGAGGAAGCCGTGCCGGTTCAGTATTTCTTTCGCATGTATGACGATATGCCCCCGTTGGAACAAATTGCTCTCCAGCGAAGCGATGGGAAGGTTCTGGACGTAGGATGCGGTGCCGGAAGCCATAGTTTGTGGCTGCAACAGCAAGGATTGGATGTACATGCGATCGATATATCACCTGGTGCGGTCCAAGCAGCCCGGCTGAGAGGAGTAAAAGATGTGGAGCACAGAAACCTTTTGGATGTTACGGGAACAACCTATGATACCATCCTTATGCTGATGAACGGCAGCGGAATTATGGAGAAGCTGGACAAGGTTCCATTCTACTTGGACCAATTAAAGAAGTTAATTACACCAACAGGTCAGGTGCTCTTGGACAGCAGCGATTTGCAATACCTGTATCCAGAAGGAGATGATGGCGCAATCTGGATCCCGGCTGGACGTTATTATGGAGAGGTCGATTATTGGGTAAGCTATAAGAATGAAAAGAGCCATCCCTTCCCTATGCTCTACCTGGATTCCGCAACGCTGAGCGAGTTAGCTCGTGCCGCCGGTTGGCAGATGGAGATCGTCCAGGAAGGAGAACATTTTGATTATCTGGCAAGGTTGACCCTATTGTAA
- a CDS encoding TonB-dependent receptor yields the protein MLPLFIGSSLLAQEEQDLGTEVVNVVKPYTPSVSDAFKVRETPLLDDSVTTRKKDVRYEIFSVPVASTFTPAKGQAATVEKSEPMKLYDSYASLGFGNYTSVLAELFSNFQISRTDNAGIFFRHNSSQGDIDDVLLENKFYDTKLDGNYISRQRDLAYEVNAGVQHQLFNWYGLNPLFNEAEMGVVDAIDPQQTYFSAYAGGEVQMDESTFQEARGKLSILTDAFSSSEFRGELGVGFDFPVDDFSINLQGDLDFLSGGFDRDYANLMKLDYSYLITGITPAFNYTEDDFTVSLGAAVVFGFDLKNSSTDFYVYPRINASYRLVDEVLIAYGGADGGLRQNSYDQFRQENPFVSPTLWIAPTNEQYDAFLGLKGKASNTVGYNLRVSYGSQENRALFQANPYKGMSVNFEGYENGNSFGIVYDDIRTLSVFGELKVEISDNFSLGLNGSFYQYDLTNQAEPWNLPDFEASLYSNFNITEQIYGGVSFFFVGERKDLFMNETTPLLPPTLMSLDSYFDLNAHVGYRVNDRFNIFLNGSNLTGQNYQKWMNFPVQRIQALLGATYKFDW from the coding sequence GTGCTTCCGTTATTTATCGGAAGTTCTTTGCTGGCCCAGGAGGAGCAAGATTTGGGTACTGAAGTGGTGAATGTGGTGAAACCTTATACACCAAGTGTTTCGGACGCCTTTAAGGTTAGAGAGACTCCGCTTCTGGACGATTCCGTAACGACCCGGAAAAAGGATGTGCGTTACGAGATCTTTTCTGTTCCAGTTGCATCAACTTTCACGCCCGCCAAGGGCCAGGCAGCTACGGTGGAAAAGTCAGAACCCATGAAGTTATACGATAGTTATGCCTCACTGGGCTTTGGGAATTACACTTCTGTTCTGGCAGAACTCTTTAGCAATTTCCAAATTTCCAGAACCGATAATGCAGGCATTTTCTTCAGGCACAATTCCTCTCAGGGAGACATAGACGATGTGTTGTTGGAGAACAAATTCTACGATACCAAATTGGATGGAAATTATATCAGCCGTCAACGCGACCTGGCCTATGAGGTCAATGCAGGGGTTCAACATCAGTTGTTCAATTGGTATGGGCTTAATCCGCTTTTTAACGAGGCCGAAATGGGGGTTGTAGATGCCATCGATCCTCAACAGACCTATTTCAGTGCTTATGCTGGGGGAGAGGTTCAGATGGATGAATCTACATTCCAGGAGGCTAGGGGAAAGCTCTCTATCTTGACCGATGCTTTCTCCTCTTCCGAGTTTAGGGGAGAGTTAGGAGTTGGATTCGATTTTCCGGTGGACGATTTCTCCATCAACCTGCAGGGAGATCTGGATTTTCTGAGCGGTGGGTTCGATCGGGATTATGCCAATCTAATGAAGCTGGATTACAGCTATCTAATAACAGGTATAACTCCGGCCTTCAATTATACCGAAGACGATTTTACAGTCTCACTTGGGGCAGCTGTGGTTTTTGGTTTCGATCTGAAAAATAGCAGTACGGACTTCTATGTCTATCCAAGGATCAATGCATCCTACAGATTGGTAGATGAGGTGCTGATTGCCTATGGTGGTGCCGATGGTGGACTGCGCCAAAATAGCTATGACCAGTTCCGGCAAGAGAATCCTTTTGTGTCTCCAACGCTGTGGATCGCTCCGACCAATGAGCAATACGACGCCTTCCTGGGGTTGAAAGGAAAGGCCTCTAATACAGTGGGATATAACTTGCGTGTGAGTTATGGAAGTCAGGAGAACAGGGCTTTGTTCCAAGCCAATCCGTATAAGGGGATGTCCGTCAATTTTGAGGGGTATGAGAACGGAAATTCATTTGGCATCGTATATGACGATATAAGGACACTGTCTGTGTTCGGAGAATTAAAAGTGGAGATATCGGACAATTTCTCACTTGGTCTGAATGGGTCTTTCTATCAGTACGATCTGACCAATCAGGCGGAACCTTGGAACCTGCCGGACTTTGAGGCCAGCCTCTATTCCAATTTCAATATCACAGAACAGATCTATGGGGGAGTGTCGTTCTTCTTCGTAGGGGAGAGAAAGGACCTTTTTATGAATGAAACCACACCTTTGTTGCCACCAACTTTGATGAGCCTGGATAGTTATTTTGATCTGAATGCTCATGTCGGATATCGGGTAAATGATCGCTTCAATATCTTTTTGAACGGGAGTAACCTCACGGGACAGAATTATCAAAAATGGATGAATTTTCCGGTTCAGAGAATTCAAGCATTGCTTGGGGCTACCTATAAGTTCGATTGGTAA
- a CDS encoding exo-beta-N-acetylmuramidase NamZ family protein, giving the protein MRLILLKNTFLFLVLGLIGCMDQQAQNTYSDSVSDKGSKLYLGAERMNEYLPLLNGKKIGVVANQTTVLYRNNGSNIHLVDSLLSRGIQLQKVFAPEHGFRGEADAGELVKDGVDTQTGLPIVSLYGKNKKPSAEQLQGLDWVIFDIQDVGARFYTYISTLHYVMEACAEQGIAVMVLDRPNPNGHYVDGPVLEVANQSFVGMHPVPVVHGMTVGEYAQMINGQKWLKNEVQPELKVIQMQGYSKGMLYSLPIRPSPNLPNDQSINLYPSLCFFEGTPVSAGRGTETQFQVFGAPFLPEDRYSYGFTPVANTGAKYPKFKNEACSGIDLRDYPKLDQLNLKWLIQAYQDSPDKDKFFNNFFVKLAGTDQLQQQIKDGWSQEQIRESWQAGLSAYREMSSAYRLYPD; this is encoded by the coding sequence ATGCGATTGATTCTGCTCAAAAATACGTTTTTATTCCTTGTCCTTGGGCTGATAGGCTGTATGGATCAGCAGGCACAGAACACCTATTCAGATTCTGTCTCAGATAAGGGTTCTAAACTCTATTTAGGGGCCGAAAGAATGAATGAATATCTACCTCTCTTAAACGGAAAAAAAATTGGTGTGGTGGCCAACCAGACCACAGTACTCTACCGGAATAACGGAAGCAATATTCACCTGGTGGATAGTTTGTTGAGCAGAGGGATTCAACTGCAGAAGGTCTTCGCCCCGGAGCATGGTTTCAGAGGAGAGGCAGATGCAGGAGAGCTAGTCAAAGATGGTGTTGACACTCAGACTGGATTACCCATTGTCTCCCTATATGGAAAGAATAAAAAACCAAGTGCGGAACAGCTGCAAGGACTGGACTGGGTGATCTTTGATATTCAGGATGTAGGAGCTCGGTTCTACACCTATATCTCCACCCTGCATTATGTCATGGAAGCCTGTGCCGAACAAGGCATTGCCGTAATGGTGCTAGACCGTCCGAATCCCAATGGTCATTATGTTGATGGGCCGGTTTTGGAAGTCGCAAATCAGAGCTTCGTCGGTATGCACCCGGTGCCCGTAGTACACGGCATGACCGTAGGAGAATATGCCCAGATGATCAATGGTCAGAAATGGCTGAAAAATGAGGTCCAACCAGAGCTGAAAGTGATCCAAATGCAAGGATATAGCAAAGGCATGTTGTACTCACTACCCATCCGTCCCTCACCCAACCTACCGAATGATCAAAGCATCAATCTTTATCCCAGTCTTTGTTTCTTTGAAGGTACGCCAGTGAGCGCAGGTCGGGGAACCGAGACCCAATTCCAGGTCTTTGGTGCTCCATTTCTTCCTGAAGACCGATACAGCTATGGTTTTACTCCGGTTGCAAATACAGGTGCAAAATATCCTAAGTTCAAAAATGAAGCTTGTAGTGGCATTGACCTGCGGGACTATCCAAAATTGGATCAGCTAAACCTCAAGTGGTTGATCCAGGCCTACCAGGACAGTCCTGACAAGGACAAATTCTTCAATAATTTCTTTGTCAAACTGGCTGGAACGGATCAATTGCAGCAACAGATAAAGGATGGTTGGAGCCAGGAGCAAATCCGCGAAAGTTGGCAAGCGGGCCTTAGCGCTTATCGTGAGATGAGTTCGGCCTATCGGTTGTATCCGGACTGA
- a CDS encoding membrane metalloprotease, with protein sequence MKSMYLKVLSLLFLVVLAACKSDDGGDSSPEEDSNAGNNLALGVSAGDLLTGGNFQRMVIEFVYSEGFRPRQETIDAFRTFLNARVNKPGGIVFVETVIDPPAGAPFNATEIREIEANNRTQFNTDDTIAVYVFFSNGSAFGDTQTGFTLGTAYRNTSMVVYEKTLRDVSLDNPDFDLGRLEITTLNHEFGHILGLTNILGDDIHEDHEDGINRKHCIINDCLMYFEAQRSSREMLRQVFRNDEVPQLDELCIADLQAKGGK encoded by the coding sequence ATGAAGTCAATGTATTTGAAAGTATTGAGTTTGTTATTCTTGGTTGTTCTTGCAGCCTGTAAGAGTGACGATGGAGGAGACAGTAGCCCTGAAGAGGATTCAAACGCCGGAAATAATCTTGCTCTGGGTGTCTCTGCTGGTGATCTGCTTACCGGGGGCAACTTCCAAAGAATGGTGATCGAATTCGTCTATTCCGAAGGGTTTCGGCCGCGCCAGGAAACCATCGATGCATTCAGGACCTTCCTAAACGCACGTGTCAATAAACCAGGAGGAATTGTATTTGTGGAAACTGTGATCGATCCTCCGGCCGGAGCACCATTCAATGCTACGGAGATCAGGGAGATAGAGGCCAATAACAGAACTCAGTTCAATACAGATGATACCATAGCCGTCTATGTCTTCTTTAGCAACGGCAGTGCTTTCGGTGACACCCAGACTGGATTTACCTTAGGTACGGCCTATCGCAACACTTCTATGGTTGTCTACGAAAAGACCTTGCGGGATGTTTCCCTGGACAATCCTGATTTTGATCTGGGAAGACTGGAGATCACAACGCTGAACCACGAGTTCGGACACATACTTGGACTGACCAATATCCTGGGAGATGACATTCATGAAGACCACGAGGATGGCATCAACAGAAAACACTGCATTATCAATGACTGTCTGATGTATTTTGAGGCTCAGCGGAGCTCGCGTGAGATGCTCAGACAAGTATTCCGCAATGATGAGGTACCCCAGTTAGATGAGCTGTGTATAGCAGATCTTCAGGCCAAGGGCGGAAAGTAA
- a CDS encoding YkgJ family cysteine cluster protein, translating into MDDFLKQLPDLAKDTQKQNKRFFAKLRKKPPAKLDQLMQELHENEFSRTDCLECANCCKTTGPLFTDRDIERLASHFRMKPGKFIDQYLRLDEDQDYVLQSVPCPFLGTDNYCSVYDVRPKACREYPHTDRKKFHQISNLTIKNVAICPAAFNIVEEMKRRLPNY; encoded by the coding sequence ATGGACGACTTTCTGAAACAACTTCCAGACCTGGCCAAAGATACACAGAAGCAGAACAAGCGCTTCTTTGCTAAACTGCGCAAGAAACCACCGGCCAAGCTGGATCAGCTTATGCAGGAGTTGCATGAGAATGAATTTTCCAGGACGGATTGCCTGGAGTGCGCCAATTGTTGCAAGACCACCGGGCCTTTATTCACAGATCGCGATATAGAGCGACTGGCCAGTCATTTCCGCATGAAGCCCGGGAAGTTCATCGATCAGTACCTGCGCCTGGATGAGGACCAGGATTATGTATTACAATCGGTACCCTGTCCCTTCCTAGGAACTGATAATTATTGTTCTGTTTACGATGTACGGCCAAAGGCCTGTAGGGAATACCCACACACCGATAGGAAAAAATTCCACCAGATCAGCAATCTGACCATAAAGAATGTTGCTATCTGCCCGGCAGCTTTTAATATCGTTGAGGAGATGAAAAGGCGATTACCTAATTACTGA
- a CDS encoding ABC transporter permease, whose protein sequence is MARRIATNKEYKSSISAPIIKIAITAIVIGMVMMMISIATGIGLQQKIREKVSAFNGDIIISNFDTNFSNDSQIPIRMGQEFYPNPTSLSGVEHIQISALKGGVILTETEFEGVVVKGVGSDYRWDAFEDFLIAGRLPDYSGNLNTEILLSSFLANRLGLSVGDKVNTYFFDSKNTNRARSRGFEVVGLFRSGFMEFDQQYLLVDIRHIQRLNRWEEDQIGSFELFVEDFDQIQEVGNAVYEDIGSELDSQTIREKYYALFEWLDLIDFNIALMIGIMILVAGINMITALLVLILERTQMIGILKALGSSDWSIRKIFLYNSMYLIGKGLLWGNILGIGLLLVQKYFKVFPLDPDTYYVTEAPVYLDLGYILALNAGTFLLCLVMLLIPSYLVARIRPIKAIRFE, encoded by the coding sequence ATGGCGCGACGAATCGCTACCAACAAAGAATATAAAAGTAGCATTTCGGCCCCAATAATTAAAATTGCCATCACGGCCATCGTCATCGGTATGGTCATGATGATGATCTCCATTGCGACTGGGATCGGCCTGCAGCAAAAGATACGGGAGAAGGTGTCCGCTTTTAACGGGGACATCATCATTTCCAATTTCGACACTAACTTCTCTAACGATTCCCAGATCCCAATTCGTATGGGGCAGGAGTTTTATCCGAATCCTACATCCCTTTCAGGTGTAGAACACATTCAGATATCTGCTTTGAAGGGAGGAGTTATACTAACGGAAACAGAATTTGAAGGGGTAGTGGTCAAAGGTGTTGGTTCGGACTATCGGTGGGATGCCTTTGAAGATTTTCTCATAGCCGGCCGGCTTCCTGACTACAGTGGAAATCTGAACACGGAAATTCTGTTATCATCATTTCTAGCCAATCGTCTTGGGCTCTCGGTGGGTGATAAGGTGAATACCTACTTCTTTGATTCTAAGAATACCAACCGGGCCAGGAGTCGTGGTTTTGAGGTGGTTGGATTGTTCCGGAGTGGTTTTATGGAATTTGATCAGCAGTATTTGTTGGTGGATATTCGTCACATTCAGCGTTTGAACAGATGGGAAGAGGATCAGATCGGGTCCTTCGAGCTGTTTGTGGAAGACTTCGATCAGATCCAGGAAGTGGGAAATGCTGTTTATGAGGATATCGGCAGTGAGCTGGACTCACAGACCATACGCGAAAAATATTACGCCTTATTCGAGTGGCTGGATCTCATCGATTTCAACATCGCCCTGATGATCGGTATCATGATCCTCGTTGCCGGGATCAACATGATAACTGCTTTATTGGTCCTGATTTTAGAACGAACTCAAATGATCGGTATACTAAAGGCCTTGGGTAGCTCAGATTGGTCCATCCGCAAGATCTTTCTATATAATTCGATGTACCTGATCGGGAAAGGGCTGCTTTGGGGGAATATACTAGGCATCGGACTGCTGTTGGTGCAGAAATATTTCAAGGTTTTCCCCTTAGATCCAGATACTTATTATGTTACAGAAGCACCGGTTTACCTGGACCTGGGTTATATTCTGGCCCTGAATGCAGGGACCTTTCTACTCTGTTTGGTCATGCTGCTTATCCCGTCCTACCTGGTGGCCCGAATTCGACCCATCAAGGCGATCCGTTTCGAATAG